In the genome of Roseofilum casamattae BLCC-M143, the window GTAAATAAACTCTCCGATTTTGACGTGTCGATTATCAGTTGTAATAAATACATATTGATTGCCCGTTGCTCCCGGTCCTTTCACCGTACCAATAATGCGATCGCCAACGAATTCATCCTCCGGGAACTGGTCGCCCAGCACTCTATCACCTGCATTCAGTCCGATCGTAGAAAACTCTGGTGATGCTGTCATAGTCTACAGTAAGATAATTAACGACGGAAAATCATCGGCTAGTTTGAACTTATATTGAGGAAAACTGAGCCAAAATTATGAGGAATTCTCGGATTTGCTCGGAGCAGGGATTGCGGTAAATTAGGAAAGACATTCCGATCGCTATCCATCTCTCTTCCAAGTGAAAACGCTCGAAGCTAGTCGAACATTTTCTACCTCTAACACAGGGGCATCGACAGCGAGAAAAAATTACAACGTTCATCTGTTGCACAATCCGACATTAAGCCCAGTGGGGAGACAGGAAACTATGAAACTGGCATCCATGCAAACGAGGGGAACAGCCGATCTCAATGCGATCGCGATCGCCCAGTATCCTCATTATAAGTCATCGCCTTCACCAGAAGAACCATCCTCTAACAGCGATCGCGAGGAACCTTCGAGCACCCTTTATCCCCCCGAACCCAAAGAACCCGAAACCTTTACCCCAGCGAGCAATCGCGTTACAACATCGGGAAGCAACACCAACGCCCAAACCTTGCGGCAATTTCAACAGCTCGTTACCGAACGCACGGCACAACTGGAATTAAGCTTAAAAGTACAAGCCAAACTCTACGAACAAACTCGGCGACAGGTGGAAGAGCTGCGCCATCTCAATCAGCTCAAAGATGAATTTTTAAGTACGGTCAGTCACGAACTGCGAACGCCGTTAACCAGCATGACCTTAGCGATTCGCATGTTGCGCCAACCGGGTATTTCTCCAGAACGGCAACAAAAATATCTGGATATTTTGGAAGCCCAATGCCAGCAGGAAGTGAATCTGATTAATGACTTGCTCACCCTACAAGAGCTGGAAAGTAACGCGATCGATCTCGACTATCAACCCCTAGACATCGGCAAAAGCATTGCGCGAGAAACAGCCAGATTTGCCACTCAATGGGGTCACAAAGAAATTGAGGTACGCTTAGATGTAGCCCCAGAGCTACCGATGATCCATACCGAAGAAGATAGTTTTCGGGGCATTGTGGCTGAATTACTCAGTAACGCCGGTAAGTTTTCGCAGCCGGGAACCGAAGTGGTAGTGCGAGTGAAACCGGATACCTCGGATGCCAATAACGTTCAGATTTCGATTTCCAATCAAGGAATTGGCATTGAATCGAGCGAACGGCCTTACATTTTCGATAAATTCCGCCGAGGGACGGGAGTTACGGCAAAAGCGATCGCCGGAACGGGTTTAGGACTAGCCTTAGTGAAGGGATTAGTGGAACAATTAGGGGGCACCATTTCCGTTACTAGTTATCCCCTCACCTCGGAGGTAATCTGGGAAACCTGCTTTACCCTGATTCTGCCCCAAGGATAAGAGGGTAAGAAACAGGTCTTTATTTCCAGGACTCGATCCGCCATATGCCGAATATTCTTCCAGCTCGCTCCTCCCAGTGGCAACGCATTACTTATTCTCCCTTACGGCGGCAAATCCAAGTCTTCTCGGCAATTGCCTCGTTTGCGATCGCTCTGTTCTGGGATCGATGGCGCGGCAACCAGACATCGGCGCGCCAACGGCAGCGGGCCCGCTGGTTAGTCAAAATACTGTTAGAGTTAGGGCCGACGTTTATTAAAATCGGTCAGTCTCTGTCTACGCGCTCCGATATTTTGCCAGCGGAATACATTGAAGCCTTAGAAGAATTGCAAGACCGGGTTCCTGCCTTTAGTACGGAACAAGCGATTTCTATTATTGAAGCGGAGTTAGGATCTTCGGTTCGTGCCCTCTTTCGTCAGTTCGATCCTCTACCCTTAGCTGCTGCCAGTTTAGGGCAAGTCCATCGGGCGATGTTGCACACCCAAGAGGAAGTTATTGTGAAGGTGCAGCGGCCGGGATTGCGATCGCTATTTGATGTGGATGCACGAGCGATCTATCGAGCCATTCAAATTCTGGAAAGAGTCTTCGCCTGGACGCGCAAGTACGAACTCATGACCATCTATGATGAATTTTTTCGGATTCTCTATCAAGAAATTGACTATAAACAAGAGGCACTCAATGCCGAACGGTTTCGCGATAATTTTGCCGAGGACGAGCAAATTATTGTCCCCAAAATTTATTGGCGCTACACCACTCACCAAATTTTGACCGCCGAGTATTTACCTGGAATTAAAATTGATAACCGAGAGGCATTGATTGCTTGCGGTCTCGATCCGCGCCAGATTAACCAAATCGGCATTTGTTGCTATCTGAAACAATTGCTGTTGGATGGTTTTTTTCAAGCCGATCCCCATCCGGGAAATTTAGCGGTGAGTACGGAAGGGAAGCTGATTTTCTACGATTTTGGCATGATGGGCGAGATTCAATCTCTGGCGAAGGATAGCATGATTCGCAATTTTTTTGCCGTGTTGCGCAAAGATACGGATGAGGTGATCGATACTCTGGTGCAGATGGGGTTAATTGAGCCGATGGCAGATATGACTCCGGTGCGGCGACTGATTGAGTTTTTGTTGGATCGGTTTACGGAACGACCGGTGAATTTTCGCGAGTTTACTCTAATTCAAGACGAACTCTATACGATGTTCGAGCAACAGCCATTTCGCTTGCCGGCAGAGATGACGTTCGTGCTGAAGGCGCTAACCACGTTGGATGGAATTGCTCGTGCCTTAGATCCGGAATACAATTTGGTCGCGTCTTCCCAGCCGTTTATTCGGGAGGTGACGACGGCTCAGGGCGGGCGTTATGCGATCGCCGAAGTGTTTCGTCAAGCCAAACTCTGGGTACAGTCTCCATTCCAACAACCGAGAACCAGCGATCTCTGGTTCCAAGGACTCGAGGAACGCTTGCAAGCGGGCACTCTGGAGCTTCCCGTCAGAGCGGTAGAGAGCGATCGCCGCTTACAATCCTTGACTCGCGCAGTTCGTCAGTTACTCTATTTATGCGGTGCGGGATTTACGTTAGTTGCGGGCAGTATTCTCTTGGTCGGACAATACGTTGGGTTGGCGATCGCTGTTTTCTGGGCGTCCGGACTGTTTGGTCTTTTGCTCCTGCGATCGTTCTTTCGCTACATGAGTTAACACCAAGAAATGCCCGTTAGCGATCGCTACCGGACACAAAAAAAACCAGAAAGGATAGAGATATTTACCACTACTCTATCTTTTCTGGCAACTCATGGAAACTAATACCCCCAAGGGAATTCGAATCCCTGTCGCCTCCGTGAAAGGGAGGTGTCCTAGGCCTCTAGACGATGGGGGCTTGTTTTGTTCACCTTAACTATACTAACCAACCTTGTTAGAGATGTCAACCCCATTGGCACAACTTTTTCTGGCTCGGGAAAAGAGGAGCTGAGAGGGCCGTTCCTGACGGGTGATGAGATAATCAGGATGACCTACTATCTAAAGGAGATTATTGTGGAACGTACCTTTATCGCCATTAAACCCGACGGCGTCCAACGAGGGTTAGTGGGCGAGATTATTCGTCGCTTAGAAAACAAAGGCTTTACCCTCGTCGGACTCAAGCTGATGAACGTGAGTAAAGATCTCGCCGAACAGCATTATGGCGTACATAAAGAACGACCGTTCTTCCCGAGTCTCATCAAGTTTATTACCTCCGGTCCTGTAGTCGCCATGGTTTGGGAAGGAGACGGAGTCGTCGCTTCGGCCCGCAAAATTATCGGTGCGACCAATCCTCTGAGTGCAGAACCGGGAACCATTCGCGGGGATTTTGGTGTTAGTGTCGGACGCAATCTGATTCATGGTTCCGATGCCATTGAAACCGCTCAAAATGAAATCGAATTGTGGTTCAAAGAGGACGAGCTGGCTGCTTGGAAACCAACTCTGACCCCCTGGTTATACGAATAAGCTGTTCGAGACGCTTAACTGGCGATCGCATTCCATCAACTCGATGCGGCCTCTTGCTGCTGCTTCTTCCAAAGAATGGCGATCGCCACTCGGACTGACTTTCCCATCATTGAAACGCGCATTTGTTGCGAGGCCTTTTTTTCCCACTGAAACAAATTTTCCCGGAACGCATCATCTTGTTGCCCTCGTTGGACAATTGCCGTGACAATAACTTTTTTCTGCAAATCTTCTAAATTAATCCCTTCCTCTTTCAAATAATTCAAGAGACGTTGAATATTATCGACAAATTGTTCCGGCATTTGCGAGAACAGAATCGTCTTAATTTGTTTCGAGGTTTCTTGATAGAGCTGCTGTTGGCGATCGACCGTCGGTTGCGCAGAGGTCTCGGAGTTGCTCGTGGCTCCCCCAGTTTCCCCGCGATCGGGCGATCGCGATAGGGGAGGTTGCTTCAGCAGGCTCAATAACTGATGGCGACATAACGAAAGCCGCTCCTTCACGTCGGGATACAACTTCAGGATCTGTTCGGCAATAATTTTCCCATTGACCATATGGCTGGCTAATAATCTGAGCAAATAGCCGCGATCCATCGGCACATAAGACTCAACATTCAAATGCAACTCGCGGTTTTCCTGTTGCAATTCCGCCAAGGTTAACACCAAAACTTCCCAATTCGGCGCTTCCGTAAACCAAACTTCAATTGTAGTACTATTCTCCTCATATTCTCGCCCCATTTCCCCCGGTTCAAAATCTCGGTCTGCCGGATAGCGACTGGCAGGACTTTTGGTTGTAAAATTAAACTTCCGCCATAAATAATGGCATTCCACTTTGGAAAAATCAACCCCCTCAATTTTCCAATTTTGTACGCAAGCACCAGTCAGCTTCGCTCCATCTAAAATCGTCCGAATCAGGCGACTCTCTAAAAATAACGCCCCAGTCATATCCGTCTCGCCTAAATTGGCATCGCTCAAATAAGAGCCGCTCAAATCTGCCTGGCGCAGATCCGAACCGCGTAAGTTAGCATGACTCAAATCCCCTTGTAATAAATAAACCTTTTGCAAATTCGTGCGCAGTAAATGAGCTTGTTTAAAGCTAGTTTTCAATAAGTAAGCGCCCTCGAGATCGGCCCGACTCAAATCAGCTCGGTCTAAAATCGCATCGCTCAAATCCGCTCCTGCGAGCATCGTTCGGTGTAGATCCGCTCCGGTTAAATTGGTAGAGCGCAAGCAAGCATTGAGCAAATTCGCTTCAGTTAAGTTTGCATCAGCTAAAATAGCATTGCGTAAGTTAGCATCTTCCAGATGGCTTTCGCGTAAGTTCACCTGGCGCAGATTCGCCCCAGTTAAATTCGCCTGGCGCAGATTTGCTTCCATTAATTCCGCTCCGACTAAATTAACGCTGGTGAGTTTAGCTCGTTCTAAATTAATGCGATCGAGGGTAGAATGTTGCAAATCGGCACTGGTTAAATCCGCCTCGGTTAAAATCGCCCAATTCAGTTCGGCCTCTTGCAGCAACGTCAAGCGCAAATCTGCTTTCGTTAAATTCGCCCCGCTTAAATTTGCCCCACTTAACTGACTATTCGTGAGCATGGAATTTCCCATATTTGCCCGTCGCAAACAGGCTCCAGTGAGCTTGGCCTCGTTAAATGCCACCCAAGTCAGATTAGCCCCTGTCAGATCCGCACCGGTTAGATCGATTTGTCGTAGATTACTGCCGCTGAGGTTTGCTCCACTAAGGTCTACATGGGCAAAATCTCGTTCTCCTTGTCGATAGCGATTGAGCAGCTCTTGTGTGTCCATGAAAACTGGTGATAGGTTCCCTAGCCCGGAGCGGTTATTGGGGTCGGCGAGCATGGTGCTCTCAATCCCCATTTTCCTTACCTTAGTGTAATCGCAACCGGTTTATCGCTGAGAATTTAAGGTAACCATTGCGGGCGAAACCCTTTTAGGGGGAGAATTTCCGGCTCAGCTTGGGCTCCCTGACTCAGGGACTGGACATCAAGTATCGGCAAGATCCATAAGTTACTACTGGCGATCGCCTGACCGTCCTCGTTGAGACTGCTTGCTGCTTCTGGAGATTCGCCCTCAGCTTGAATCTGGTCGAAGAGAAGAGCGAGACCATCTGGGGAAAGACTCATTTGGATATTGCGTTGATTGGGAATGCCGACCAAAGGAGTTTGTTCGTTGGTTTCGAGGTTGATAATGCTAATGTAGGGCAGTTCTTGATAAATGTCGCCATCAATCAGCTTCGAGAGCAAGCAATAGAGGGTGGTTTGAGTGGGGTCAAACTGGCACTGTTGAATCGAGCCTTTGAGGTTGAGTAATTCTTTCTCGTTTCCTTGGTTATCCACTAGATATAGCGAACGGGTGTAGTCCGGGTTAAATTTGACCATCGCTGCTTCCGAACCGTCGGGAGTGAAGTTGAGAATTTGACCGAACTTGGGCAGAAACAGGAGGGGTTTATCTGCCGGTTGGTCTTCGTCTGGATAGAGGGGAATCAGGGCAACGCCTTCGCCTTGTAAAATGGCGATCGCTTGCGAGTCTGGAGTAATTAAGAAATCCCCACCTGGTTTGTTGTTCATGGGGTAGGGGTCTTCGTTTTCTGGAATAATCCACAAGCCAAAGTCCCTCGGATCGTTCTGATTCACGCGCTGGACGACGATGGCTGCTCCATCAGCGGAAAGGTCGAAATTGAGGTTTTGGTAGGTCTCGTTATCGAGGATTTGTTCGACAATTCCGGGATTCTCGGTGGAATCTAAGCCGGTGGTGGCGGTATAGAGTTTTTGCGCGGTAATTTGCTCGGGGTCACCATCATTATTTTCTCTGGCTGAGAATAAGATATGCTGGCGATCGGGATAGGATTCAAAGTCCATGACCACCAGATTGGCTGGCGTGAGAATTTCTTGTTGGTTTTGCGTCAAGTTATATAAGATTAATCGTCCCGCTTGTTCTCCTTCGCTGCCAATGTAAGCAAACGCGCGATCGCGGCTGGTAAAGTTACCCGTAAATGGCTTGATAATTGCTCCTTGTCGTTCCTCGGAGTATCGGTCTCTTGCCCCTTCAATTTTTACCGTGAAGTCAGTGCCATAGGGTGCGGGTTTGTTGAGGGTGTATGCCATTCTCCGCCCCGCCCAACTAAATTTTCCCGACAATGAGGGGTCAATTTTTAAATTATTCTCGACGCTTTCGCGATCCATGGGATGGCTAAACTGGAGGATGAAGGAACGGTCGTTCGCTGCGATCGTCCGGTCTTGCCAGCTAAATTCTCTCACCCGAGGCGCTGCATTTTTGCCGAAAATAGTCAAGAAGAAAATAAGGATAAATAACCCGCCAATGAGAGGGATTACCAACCGGTCTAAAGGTTGCCATTCTTTCGATTTAAACTTCCAATAGGAAATTGCTTCTTCTACTATCTTCATAAACAATCAATCGGTTAATAATTATAAGGATTTTTGGGTTCGGGAATCGACTCAATGGTATTGGCTTTAATGACTAATTTTCGCCGATCGTTTAAGACATGAGTTTCCATGACTCCAGTCACGTCGAGCCAACCATCTTCCGGATAGCGATCGCGATCGCCATCGGGGAGATACACGGGCAAGCCGACGGGATAGGCATCAGCCGCACAACAAGTGACGACAAACCGAGCGAGGAGAATATAATCTTCGGGGAAGTCGGGAGGATGAATGGCAAACCCTTGCACGCTCGCGTCTTCTCCAGTGTAAGCATCGGGTTCGGGATAAACATTGAGGGTTCGCACCCATTCGACTAGAGATAATCCTTGCCGACTGGCAGCATTCGCAAAGGATTGCGGCGTCACTTGAGTTACCGGTAAAAAGTCATTCACGCCTCGCTTTAAGGCTGTTTCTGAGGTAAACGCATGAGGTCGTACAGTCAGCGCGACCATGGCGGCAAAGATGAGGAGATAACAACTTAAACTCTGGGGTAATAAGGTAGAATGTTCGGCTGCCTTCAGAGACGTTCGCGAGCGATTGGCTAGACGGGTTTGGTAGCGTCGCCACAGTTGCCATCCCTTAAAACTGCTCAACGCAATTAAGATTACACCGGCAATAACCGTCAACCAATGATAGGCAGGATGGATTAATAAATTTAGCTCTCCAGTAATCCAAAACTTCATTAATACCAACCCCCACAATCCAGTTGTGAGTACATCTAGAGTCGGCAACCAACGTTGTGGAAAATTCAGTCGATCCAGCATGAGGCGATCGTTAATCAATGGTGTGATAAAGGAAGGTTAGCACAAAGGTTAACTGAGCGGCTAATACTAACAGATAAGCAATGGTTCGCGCTTTAAATACCGATAGCATTAATCCTACACTTTTAATATCAATCATCGGCCCGAAGACGAGAAATGCAAGCAAGGAAGCACTGGTAAACGTAGAGGCAAAAGACAGGGCAAAAAAGGCATCGACGGTGGAGCAAATGGACACCACAGCACCGAGGAGCATCATGGCCAGAATTGAGGTTACCGGGCCCGTTCCCACGGCAAGGATCAGATCGCGCGGCATTCCTACTTGAATAATAGCGGCGATCGCGCTGCCAATAATTAACATCCCTCCCAACTCGCGCAACTCCTGAAGCGCATTATCAAAAAATAACCGCACGCGAGCAGACCAAGGTTGTTTGGCTATATCTTGAGGAATTTGGGTCATCTCCCAACTCGACTCATCCAAGCGCATTGGCTTACCGGATGCCCCGATGAGAAAGTTTCCGCCAGCGAGCAAGTTTGATGACTCTGGGTCGAGACCTTCTAGTTTTCGTCCGGGTTTCTCCCGTTCTGGTTTTGGCATTAAGCGGACGATACCCGGTTGCAAGAGGGGTCGTAAATCTGCTTGGGCGCTAAATATCCAAGCAATTCCGGTGGCAATTATCAAGGAAAAGAGCATCCGCAACACCACAACTTCGGGTTGACCGCGAAAGGCCGTCCAGGTTGACCAAATGACTACCGGATTAATCGTTGGTGCGGCGAGCAAGAATCCCACTGCTACCGAAGGGGGAAATCCCTGGAGCAAAAATCGGCGCGCTACCGGCACGTTACCGCATTCGCAGACTGGGAATAAAAATCCGATCGCGCTCCCCGCCAAAGCACCGAGTAGGGGTTGTTTGGGAATCAGTCCTAATAACCGGCGCTCGTCTACCAGGAAGAGCAGCGCACTCGAGAGCATCACTCCGAGCAAGAGAAACGGAAAGGCTTCAACAATGAGACTGAGAAAAATTGTAAAAGCGGTCTTGAACTGAGTCATGCAGGAAACCTCGAGAAGCTGCTCTCGGTCGGATAAGATTGGGTTTGCCCAGCTATTGTATCTGGGAATGGGTAATAAGGAATATCGGGCGATCGCTATCAGGCCATGGCACTGCGCGGGAGCACGCGAACAACTTCGGCAACGGTAGTTTTGCCAGCAATCACTTTATCTGTGGCTGCTTTGCGAAACGAGGTAAAATCCGTTTGCTTCAGATAGCGCCGCATTTGAGTAATACTACCGTCGTAGATCAGTTCCCGGATGCGATCGTCAACATTGAGTAACTCCACGATCGCCTCTCGCCCCAAATAGCCGGACTGAAAGCATTTGATGCATCCCTCTCCTTTTCGCCATCCTTGGGGATTCGCCTCAGCTAACTCAATTCCTAAAAGCTTTAAGTCTTCCTCTTGGGGATGATAGGGAGCCGAACAGTTGGGACAAATTCGGCGAACCAAGCGCTGGCCGATAATTCCCAAGAGCGCATCGCTAATTAATCCCGGATCGGGCCCGATGTCTTTCAATCGCGGAATCGCACCCACTGCATCATTGGTGTGCAAGGTAGTAAACACTAAGTGACCGGTTAAGGCAGCTCGTACTGCGGTTTCCGCCGTTTCATGGTCGCGGATTTCGCCCACCATAATAATATCCGGGTCTTGGCGCAGAATGGCTCGCAATCCGGCGGCAAAGGTCATTCCAGCTCGTTCGTGAACTTGGGTTTGCGTAATTCCGGGCAAAATATATTCCACCGGATCTTCAACGGTTACCACATTGACTTCTTCCGTGGCCACCGATTGCAAACTGGTGTATAAGGTACTGGTTTTTCCCGAACCGGTGGGGCCGGTGAGGATAATCATTCCTTGAGGTTGTCGCAACCACTCTTGGTAAATGGGTAGGGTTTGTTGATTGAAGCCTAAATCTCCAACTTGGGTAAAGGGATTTTGTCGGGGGAGCAAGCGGATGACGGCTTTTTCACCGCTGACGCAAGGGAGCGTACTCACGCGCATATCCATTCCCAGA includes:
- a CDS encoding permease, translating into MTQFKTAFTIFLSLIVEAFPFLLLGVMLSSALLFLVDERRLLGLIPKQPLLGALAGSAIGFLFPVCECGNVPVARRFLLQGFPPSVAVGFLLAAPTINPVVIWSTWTAFRGQPEVVVLRMLFSLIIATGIAWIFSAQADLRPLLQPGIVRLMPKPEREKPGRKLEGLDPESSNLLAGGNFLIGASGKPMRLDESSWEMTQIPQDIAKQPWSARVRLFFDNALQELRELGGMLIIGSAIAAIIQVGMPRDLILAVGTGPVTSILAMMLLGAVVSICSTVDAFFALSFASTFTSASLLAFLVFGPMIDIKSVGLMLSVFKARTIAYLLVLAAQLTFVLTFLYHTID
- a CDS encoding sensor histidine kinase, with product MKLASMQTRGTADLNAIAIAQYPHYKSSPSPEEPSSNSDREEPSSTLYPPEPKEPETFTPASNRVTTSGSNTNAQTLRQFQQLVTERTAQLELSLKVQAKLYEQTRRQVEELRHLNQLKDEFLSTVSHELRTPLTSMTLAIRMLRQPGISPERQQKYLDILEAQCQQEVNLINDLLTLQELESNAIDLDYQPLDIGKSIARETARFATQWGHKEIEVRLDVAPELPMIHTEEDSFRGIVAELLSNAGKFSQPGTEVVVRVKPDTSDANNVQISISNQGIGIESSERPYIFDKFRRGTGVTAKAIAGTGLGLALVKGLVEQLGGTISVTSYPLTSEVIWETCFTLILPQG
- a CDS encoding TIGR03943 family putative permease subunit, with translation MLDRLNFPQRWLPTLDVLTTGLWGLVLMKFWITGELNLLIHPAYHWLTVIAGVILIALSSFKGWQLWRRYQTRLANRSRTSLKAAEHSTLLPQSLSCYLLIFAAMVALTVRPHAFTSETALKRGVNDFLPVTQVTPQSFANAASRQGLSLVEWVRTLNVYPEPDAYTGEDASVQGFAIHPPDFPEDYILLARFVVTCCAADAYPVGLPVYLPDGDRDRYPEDGWLDVTGVMETHVLNDRRKLVIKANTIESIPEPKNPYNY
- a CDS encoding ABC1 kinase family protein is translated as MPNILPARSSQWQRITYSPLRRQIQVFSAIASFAIALFWDRWRGNQTSARQRQRARWLVKILLELGPTFIKIGQSLSTRSDILPAEYIEALEELQDRVPAFSTEQAISIIEAELGSSVRALFRQFDPLPLAAASLGQVHRAMLHTQEEVIVKVQRPGLRSLFDVDARAIYRAIQILERVFAWTRKYELMTIYDEFFRILYQEIDYKQEALNAERFRDNFAEDEQIIVPKIYWRYTTHQILTAEYLPGIKIDNREALIACGLDPRQINQIGICCYLKQLLLDGFFQADPHPGNLAVSTEGKLIFYDFGMMGEIQSLAKDSMIRNFFAVLRKDTDEVIDTLVQMGLIEPMADMTPVRRLIEFLLDRFTERPVNFREFTLIQDELYTMFEQQPFRLPAEMTFVLKALTTLDGIARALDPEYNLVASSQPFIREVTTAQGGRYAIAEVFRQAKLWVQSPFQQPRTSDLWFQGLEERLQAGTLELPVRAVESDRRLQSLTRAVRQLLYLCGAGFTLVAGSILLVGQYVGLAIAVFWASGLFGLLLLRSFFRYMS
- a CDS encoding pentapeptide repeat-containing protein; translated protein: MDTQELLNRYRQGERDFAHVDLSGANLSGSNLRQIDLTGADLTGANLTWVAFNEAKLTGACLRRANMGNSMLTNSQLSGANLSGANLTKADLRLTLLQEAELNWAILTEADLTSADLQHSTLDRINLERAKLTSVNLVGAELMEANLRQANLTGANLRQVNLRESHLEDANLRNAILADANLTEANLLNACLRSTNLTGADLHRTMLAGADLSDAILDRADLSRADLEGAYLLKTSFKQAHLLRTNLQKVYLLQGDLSHANLRGSDLRQADLSGSYLSDANLGETDMTGALFLESRLIRTILDGAKLTGACVQNWKIEGVDFSKVECHYLWRKFNFTTKSPASRYPADRDFEPGEMGREYEENSTTIEVWFTEAPNWEVLVLTLAELQQENRELHLNVESYVPMDRGYLLRLLASHMVNGKIIAEQILKLYPDVKERLSLCRHQLLSLLKQPPLSRSPDRGETGGATSNSETSAQPTVDRQQQLYQETSKQIKTILFSQMPEQFVDNIQRLLNYLKEEGINLEDLQKKVIVTAIVQRGQQDDAFRENLFQWEKKASQQMRVSMMGKSVRVAIAILWKKQQQEAASS
- the ndk gene encoding nucleoside-diphosphate kinase is translated as MERTFIAIKPDGVQRGLVGEIIRRLENKGFTLVGLKLMNVSKDLAEQHYGVHKERPFFPSLIKFITSGPVVAMVWEGDGVVASARKIIGATNPLSAEPGTIRGDFGVSVGRNLIHGSDAIETAQNEIELWFKEDELAAWKPTLTPWLYE
- a CDS encoding Ig-like domain-containing protein produces the protein MKIVEEAISYWKFKSKEWQPLDRLVIPLIGGLFILIFFLTIFGKNAAPRVREFSWQDRTIAANDRSFILQFSHPMDRESVENNLKIDPSLSGKFSWAGRRMAYTLNKPAPYGTDFTVKIEGARDRYSEERQGAIIKPFTGNFTSRDRAFAYIGSEGEQAGRLILYNLTQNQQEILTPANLVVMDFESYPDRQHILFSARENNDGDPEQITAQKLYTATTGLDSTENPGIVEQILDNETYQNLNFDLSADGAAIVVQRVNQNDPRDFGLWIIPENEDPYPMNNKPGGDFLITPDSQAIAILQGEGVALIPLYPDEDQPADKPLLFLPKFGQILNFTPDGSEAAMVKFNPDYTRSLYLVDNQGNEKELLNLKGSIQQCQFDPTQTTLYCLLSKLIDGDIYQELPYISIINLETNEQTPLVGIPNQRNIQMSLSPDGLALLFDQIQAEGESPEAASSLNEDGQAIASSNLWILPILDVQSLSQGAQAEPEILPLKGFRPQWLP
- a CDS encoding GspE/PulE family protein, translated to MQTSDAPPSSAWQQLRQGTLNCEEAINLLVDFEGNVNLSLLDPEVRDRFLREFPDRQNLPPVIPLLLWRNCYYLGSPVAIDRNTLRDMEDRTLTSIKVIPISDKSYSSWHHTNTFDHNRISSAPLINPITGELEQENITEVTELYLSKAVGQIGRIKTIISGALRNRSSDIHLEPLPEGLRVRYRIDGVLRDITTLSPDVSRKVVVALKVMSNMDIAESRRPQDGRIGEQYASQDNLDLGMDMRVSTLPCVSGEKAVIRLLPRQNPFTQVGDLGFNQQTLPIYQEWLRQPQGMIILTGPTGSGKTSTLYTSLQSVATEEVNVVTVEDPVEYILPGITQTQVHERAGMTFAAGLRAILRQDPDIIMVGEIRDHETAETAVRAALTGHLVFTTLHTNDAVGAIPRLKDIGPDPGLISDALLGIIGQRLVRRICPNCSAPYHPQEEDLKLLGIELAEANPQGWRKGEGCIKCFQSGYLGREAIVELLNVDDRIRELIYDGSITQMRRYLKQTDFTSFRKAATDKVIAGKTTVAEVVRVLPRSAMA